ccatttcgagtgtagggaggtcagattccaacagcatcagcagtccttttgtcagcctttttcagagttttgctcaagtccctcaatttcagccagaaattacctgaaatcacagaaaaacacacaaactcatagtaaagtccagaaatgtgaatttaacataaaaactaatgaaaacatccctaaaagtagcttgaacttactaaaaactatctaaaaacaatgccaaaaagcgtataaattatccgctcatcagctagttgttgcatttgcatatttatttgattttgtgcatattttaccacttggttgaagaaatattttcttattcaagaaatttttatagtatttcactaatttaaattgaaaattttgtgttaaacttgttttgaagttgtatttggaatatgatttttgagccaaagaacacacaatctgtgagattttgagcttatttatatggttacattatttaaccataaatttttactCTTGTgcgttttcttctctataattgtaatctttgctttgttccattctatatgtccaatatttaatatatttacatgcttgcatatgattgaggccattgtttgattttagctcacttatcccaaataagcctacccctTAAATCACCCTTGtcagccactttgagccttttaatccccatttgttctgtattttaccacatcactagccttaagcagaaaaacaaaagtaatatcccaattgaatctttggttagcttaagatagagattgtgcatcaactaagtgtggggaaaactgtgggaacatgggttaataagggaatgtatcatgtcTCTAATCTATttgaatattgggaatttgggaacctactcatgaaaaaccaaatagaaaaataatggagaatccatgtgcattgataagttatgtttgcttttatgattcaaaaaaaaaagagaaaaagaaaaaaaattaatatatataatataaataaataaataaggggacaaaattaccccaatgttaagttaatgaaaaatcaatgcacatgtgataaattaaaaagaaaaagttgatacatgagtatgtgatgtAAAAGTGCgaattttgggtagctaggcatgaacTAGAGTTATATAGAGTATATGTATGTTAGATGGAAGCCTAGgataattaaagattcaatttataaaactcacttggccatacatatatccttacctttacctcaaccccattacaaccttgaaaagacctcatgatatttgtattggtacattaaatatttgttgattggttagatgaagaacaaggtttagaaagcatgactagagaagagtagagtgaataaccctatacacttgagagattagagtgatatacacttccagtgagggttcaatgcttgattctatgttccctactttcattaactatcttcttacaagtttacttgatttttattctgtgatttgaattagtggaatttgattcatatttgtcttggagaacttatttatttttaaccaagtaggtagaaacattttgcatgtagttgcattcatatagataggttgcatttcatacatcctaccattcctcttcatctttatagtttctcttgagcttagcatgaggacatgctaatgtttaagtgtggggaggttgataaaccactattttatggtttatcttgtgctcaattgagtggtttttattagcttttcacccacttattcatactatttgcatgagtttacgttttccttccggattttgtgctatgattgaaaatatgcttctttggtcttatatttgttaatattaatcctcttttattaccattagatgccgtgatatgtgtgttaagtgatttcagggattacagggcatgaatggctcagaggatggaaaggaagcatgcaaaagtggaaggaatacaagaagttgaagaaattgttaagctgtccagcctgacctcttcgcactcaaacgaccataacttgagctacagaggtccaaatgagatggttctagttgcgttgaaaagctaacgtccggggcttcacaacgatatataatttaccATAGCTGCCCTGACGCAAGGTGACACgaacgcgtggatcacgcggccgcgtgacctggcaggaacacaacccacgctaacgcgtggacgacgcctccgcgtcactcttccgcgacctgtacggactagaaagcgctgggagtgatttttgggctgtttttgacccagtttttaaCCCAGAAcatacagattagaggctataaagtttgggaatgcatccattcataatcatgctctcataattcacttttcatgttttagatgtagtttttagagagagaggttctctcctctctcttaaaATTTAggtaggatttttagaaattaggatttaggacttctcttagttttaggagtgactctcgatcccaggttcaatgttcttttactttatatttatctcttattcttagatactttaatgcttatattagttatgttgcctatttggcttatgccaCACTCATgataattttcttatttaatgttatttgaggtatttcagtttaatattgccTTCTTTTATTTATGCCATTGATTATTTCCAATCTGAAGATATTTTCATTTCAGTAGAATTAATTTACTTTTCcctttttggtcttggttaagaaatcagtaactcaggagttatcttagctcaacataattgataactgttatctttgctaattgaactgaacttcaataatcccaaccttttcttaggaaataaataggattcgaaggtcaaattaattagtcccttgacttttctttgctttagcaaaggttaactaagtgaaattaagattcaactttcattattattgataagaataactaagtctggacttccaatttctcataccttgccaaaagtttgctttacagtatttatttattttaactgccatttaaattatttgccacATTCATTCCTCATTCTTAAAACCCCCAATtcacaaactcataaccaataataagaacatacctccctgcaattccttgagaagacgacccgaggtttaaatactcggttatcaatttatttaggggtttgttacttgtgacaactaaaacgtttgcacgaaagtatttttgttggtttagaaactatatttacaacgcgactatttttataaaattctttactagcaaaaatcctaacgtcaaggagccaaggaattgagattcagtttttttattatttgtcgTAAAAAAGTATTTGCATGCAGTAAAACAGATAAACAAAGTTTAATGCTCCTGAAAACTAAACGTCTTTGAAACCCATGACACTCtcattcactactttttctcaAACAATCACACATTCACTACTACCTCATTAGTACTCAAGCATTTTAAAGTTCTAGCAAGACACGATTCAGCCCCTTATCAGTCCAGATTCATTCTATTTAATTAGCAATTCAGTTTGATATTTGCTTGCTCAATCCTTTAATCCTCGTGGGAACGATATTCTCTTACTGTGGTATTACTTGAACGATCTGGTGTACTTGCTAGTACCCGTGAGCTCTAATTTTTGCTCATCAGGCTCCTCCGTCTTTCCTAGTATAGTCATTATGAACATGTCCATAACACTTACAAGTAGTGCACCAAAGATTCAGACTCTCATATTTAATCTAGTATATGTGTCCATCCACTATAACATCAGAAATCACTGGCAATCCTAGATCTATATGGACACATGCTCTTGCATATTTCCCTCTTTCTGCTTCCTTGGTTACAACGTCCACTTTAATGGGGTTGCCAATGACTGGTGCAATTTTTCGCATGGATCTCTCTGTAAAGTACATGATATTGAGACCCGCAATGCGAATCCAGACTAGAGTTTAGCCAAAGGTCTCTTCACAGTGTCTAAAACTTTATGTTCATGGCTTAATCGTAAGATAGAAGCCATCAATCATCCATGACCTACCCAGTAACACCCTGTCTctatcttctttcagatcacaCTTCACAAAAAAATATCCATATCCAACATCAAAGATCTCGTATCCCCCTCGCAACTTCCAAATGAATTTAAGGCGGTGCACTATCGTCATGTAGCTaacatattttccaagcatctTTCCCACTATAGAGTCCAAGTAGGATTGAGCGAGAGCCTTCCTACCCTCCTCTATGAAGGTGACACAAGGTGGAGCCAATTTCCCCTGTTTCCCGGTTACAATCACAAGCCTATCCCTATTCAACTCTTCCTCCATCATAAAAGGCTTCGGAAAAGATTCTCCCACCATCTTGCTTAATATGAGACCTTAGCCGAAGAGCACCTTGTTGCCTTATTGATGGTCTTTCGACGATTATTAATCTTTCCTTCGTTATCTGTGGTAACCTCTCCTTTCTCCTTCGGTCCAGAAATAGCCTTACCCTCCATTCCACTTCTGCCTCCaacatctctctctctctctctctctctctctctctctctctctctctctctctctctctctctctctctctctctctctctctctctctctctctctctctctctctctctcattatTTGTTAAAAATGTTTGACTAAGATGGATAATAATTTGTAAACAATAAGAAATAGAATTTAAAGTTATCATTAGtgaaactttttaaattttttattttaataaatctATGTAAAtggattaaaattttaagttttgcaTTTTTTATAAAAGCTTTTTAATTGATAACTTTATTATATGTTTTTAGAGAACTTTTTTTGTGAATCTTTACAGAACAAATTAACTATTAAAGTATTAAGTAATCGGTTATGGATATAAATATAAGAATTATTCTCCACATCTAAGCAATTTTAACATCTAAGTTCATCCAAGTGATTTAAAATCACGTGCTTCTTTTCCTTGCTTCTCCTCTcacgtcttcttcttcttcttcttgtttcaaaTTTACGCATGTGTTCTTCTTCATCATTATTGTCATCACCAACAACACCACCACCTCATCCTCCTTcttttttcaattgaatttcttcttctccttcctttttcttctcttcctccatcatcatcatgatcatgatcatcattgttatcattatcatcatcttcttcttataCATATCGTCATTATCGTTaccatcattattattatttgctgAATTTTTTCCATGTTGATGATGTTGTCTAAcccaaaattgatttttgatgTATTTTTGTTCATGATTCAGTCTTGTTTGTGTGATTTTTTTGAACTGAGTTAATTTGTGTAGCAATTATTATGTAATTTCAGTTCATTTTTGGGTTAATTGTGTCGCAATCCATTATGTAATCTCAGTTCATTTCTAAGTTAATTGTGTCGCAATCATTatataatttcggttcatttctaaGTGAATTAAGGTGCATTTGAACTCATTGTCCTacaaattcaaaactctttctcctctttctcctcatcttttactgctttttcttctttttttatctttttcttcttcatcttcaccttcttattttattttctcaaaaTTCTTTTTGATTTATTCTCTTGAGtggaataaaactaagaaaaagagaagaaaatatcaaacaaaaaagaagaaaaaacataTTAGTGACATTGTCTGATCCAAAATTGATTTTGGATGTATTTTTGTTCATGATTCAGTCTTGTTTGTGTGCTTGTTTTCAAACTGAGTTTATCATTGCAATCATTATGGtaaattttggttcatttctgAGTTAATTGTGTCACAATTGTAATGTAATTTCAGTTCATTTATGAGTGAATTAAGGTGCGTTTGGACTCATTGTCCtgcacaattcaaaactctttctcctcttcctcctcaacttctactctttcttcttcttctttttcatctttttcttcttcatcttctccttcttatttcattttctcaAAATTCTTCTTGATTTACTCAAATTTAACACAATTTTTGAGTTCTGCAGATTCTTTCACATTGTTCTCTGCTTCTCTTTCTTTTGTGTTAATTGTGCCGTAATCATTATGTAATTTCAATTCATTTCTGAATTatgtaatttcggttcatttttGAATTAATTGTGTCGCAATTGTAAtgtaattttggttcatttctgAGTGAATTAAGGTGCATTTGGACTCGTTGTCTTGCgcaattcaaaactctttctcctcttcctcctctacttctactgcttcttctttttcatctttttctttttcatcttctCCTTATTTCATTTTCTCAAAATTCTTCTTGATTTACTCAAATTTACACAATTTTTTAGTTCTGCAGATTCTTTACCATTGTTCTCTACTTCTCTTTCTTTCTGAGTTAATTGTGTCGCAATCATTATATAATTTCAATCTATTTCTGAGTTAATTGTGTTGTAATCATTAtataattttggtttatttctGAGTGAATTAAACTGTATTTGGACTCATTGTCCTGCtcaattcaaaactctttctccTCACCTTCTACTGCAATAACAGCAGTAACAAAAAAATGACGATGAGGAGAAAATATgcgaagaagaaggagaagaagaaggaggaggatgagaaagagaagaagaaggagaaggaaaaggAGCAGGAGGAGACGGAGGAGGAGGAATGCGAAGAAGAAGACGATGACGACAATAATTTAAAGCCCCGTGAACGTAAATGACTTGGTTAGAAGAATGATATGTGCGCGTGTAATCATGCTCTTTTTAATGAGAGTGATTTTTGTTGGTGTTGGGTCTACTTGGTTAAACTTGAATGGCAATATTACTTGAATGTGTAGCAGACTGTaaatataattttgtaattGTAGAGTTAATTACATAAACAGAGTAGTGTTTGGTAGGGGTGTACATGGTCCGATCCGACTCGAAGACTCAGCTCAGTTCCGAACATTATAGTGGTtagtttggtgtgatttcacCGGGTATAAAGTCAGGTatgggtctcaaaaatagactcAGTTATTATTTAGGACCAGGTCTAGGTCAAGGCAAATCCGACTTCACCCGACCCATGTGCAcccaaagaaaattaaaaaaatgtatatatgtttaaattaattctaatattctgttatattaattataagcttattgttatatttttaatcacacttgttgaattagaaaatagataaaagaAGTATCAAATTAGGATTTATAgacaaattcaaattcaaatatggaTATCAACTTCTCAGTTACAAGTttcttctttataaataagtgcATCATAAATAagtctttttataaattattgttaaagCTTTAAAGGTCTGGTTTTCACTCGATTTGAACCCGGTATAATTATGGTCCGAAAATATTTAGGTTTCATCGAGTTTATAACCAGGTGAGAGTCTAAAAAATAGACCTAATGTATATTTAGAATCGAAATTAAGTTAAGACAAACTCGATTTTACTCGACCGATGTACACTCCTAGTgtttggttaaaaaaaaaaagaaaatcctGATTTATGCGGTAgttttttatatatttgtttgctgaagtatttaatgtttttaacGTTTAATTAATCCGAACATCTCTATAATCTTACCAAATTGTTAAATATATCTCTATACTTAAAAATGTCGTAGTCGAATCTTTATAATATTTTACAACTAGTCTCTATCgttacaagaaaaaaaataaaaacaacgAAACATTTCTAGGTATATTCTTGTATGGATTTAACTGAACATTTATAAACAATAAGGAGttgattataaataaaaataaattacaattgGATAAATTGAAAATACTTTTAAGATATTGTTCAATtaatattgtaaaaaaaatgagaaaacgTTTTTCtataatctttatttttttataatattgattgaataatatattaaagataatatatttaattttatattttttaaatgaatatGTTATTGTTTGTTATAAATTTACATAACATAATTATAAAACATTTGTCCCCAACtttattactattaaaaatgATTGTAttctcttatatttttttaaaaggacAACGAATGAACAATCAAAGcttctttaataaaaaaaataaaaaatactttcaTATATGTAATTTTTAGTTAAGTCCTTATTAGtccttgtatatatatatatatatatatatatatatatatatatatatatatatatatatatatttttgttactttttttaactataaattcctaataattataattttttataaaagataagaaatctAAGGgataagtacgattttggtctcTAACGTTGAGGGTCAGAATCGAAATCATccctcttctaattttcgatttagaatcgtccttaacgtttttcttcgtattaaaatcgttttttttttttacaagaaTACCCTCACCACTACCAACATAATTACCtcttcaccaccaccaccaccaactgCCACTCCACCATCAttatcagcatcatcatcatcatcaacaacaCCCACTGCCactccaccaccaccaacaccaccaccaacGCCACTGCAGTCCCCCTCCCCCCtttccccctccccctccccctcccccccACCTAGCTTCCCCACCTgtcccctccccctccccgtATTCCCTTCTCCCACCCCCAATAAATCAACAAGCAGAAACAATAATATTCCACAACAAATCAACAAATCAACAAgtagaaaataataaatcaacAAATCAGCAACAATAATATTCCAcaacaaaagaagaagaaatccaGAAATTCACAGAAttcacagaagaagaagaagaagaagaaacggGCGGCGGTGCAGCGGCGGGAAGAATAAGCGGCGGGCGGCGGAGCGGCGgcgggaagaagaagaagaaatgggcAGCGGTGCGGTGgcaggaagaagaagaagcagcggGCGGCGGTGCGGTGGCGGTGCGACGGCATAGCGTCTCCCTTCTCTCCCCCCTCCACCCTCCCCCACCCCCTTTCTCGGCCCCCctcttccctttctttctttctctccccAATTTCCACCCACCCCGCTTCTTTGATCCCTTTCtttcgtttttttattttatatttattttattttaaaattttattttatttattaaaataggggtagtttaggaattaaattaaaaattttatttaaaaggacgattttaatacgaaaaaaaatgttaaggacgattttaaatccaaaattacaaGAGGGATGATTTCGATTCTGACCCTcaacgttagggaccaaaacaatacttatcctaactataaaattttaaaatttattaaaattagaaaaataactaTACATTTTTTTCAGTGATTCTAGcaaataatcaaaatatatatatacagtatattgaattttaatgaAGTAAAGTAGCACAGGATAGAGgagattttatatatatatatatatatatatatatatatatatatatatatatatttaactaCGAAagatttatgaaaaaaaaataatattatatccaTAAAAGATAGATTTCAGTTGACAAAATTAATCAAACCTAAAAaactatttaaattttttaaattatccaTTTTTTACCAAATCCAATTTTATaacttctcttcctcttcttctttcacCATTGCACTCACCTTCAACTTGACAAGTCTAGCTTTATTGTCCTCCATCAACTCACCCACCATCCCTCCCACCTTCATCGCCTCCATCTTCTACTCCAGCAACTCTCTCATTATCTGGTTCGTCGCCAACGCCATCCTCATCGACTCTAGAGCCTCCCTCCGCTTCCTATCCTCCACCACTCATCGCGGCGACAGAGTTTATCGGTTCAGGTACAGCTGCGCAATCACTTCGAATGACTTTCCTGAAGGAGCTCTACAATGGACAGTGATTTAGTTTGTTGATTCTGAGCGCAAAGAATTTGCGGACCTTAAAACTTTTCTGGTGCTTTAGTGATTGGGTCATGCTATTCCAAATCATCGCGGAGCACTCCACAGGCAACAACGATGCTCCTAGCATTGTAGAAATTCAACTCGAGATGCTTTAGATTAGTGATGTTGGCTTACAAgcaatttctaattgtttgaaTTTGGAGATTTTGCACCTTGTTAAAATCCATAAGTGCACCGATGTAGAGTTAATTTCTGTTTTTGAGATATAGAAGCTTAATATAGATGGTTGGAAGGCTAATCAAATTGGTAATTGATAATGATGGCTTAATTGGTGTTGCTAATAGTTGTCCTAATTTGTAGAAATTGGTGCTTATTGGTGTTAACCCCACAAAATTAAGTTTAGAGATGTTGGCTTCAAATTGCTTGAATTTAGAGAGGTTGGCTTTGTGTGGGAGTGATAAAATTGGTGACCCTGAGATATCTTGCATTGCTGTGAATTTTGAGATTTTGAGGAGATGGAGGCATGGAAGGAGGATAGGAAGTGGATGGAGGCTTTGGAGTGGATGGTGGTGGCGTTGGCAGTGAACCAAATATGAGGGAGTTCCCGAAATAGTAGATGAATTCTATGAAGGAGGGAGGGGTGGTAGGTGAGTTGATGGAGGACGATAAAGCTAGGCTTGTCAAGTTGAAGGTGAGTGCGGTAGTGGAAaaggaagagaaaaagaaagagaagttgtgaaattggatttggtaaaaaaaatggGTAATTTAGAAATTGTGAATAGTTTTTAAGTTTTGCTTAGTTTTGTTAAGTGAAATCTATCTTTCATGGATAGAGCATTAGTTTTGTTTTTTCAGAGATAGAGTTATCAACGATTAAATATTTCATGGTTAGAAATGATTattgactatatatatataactaggGGTGGCAAATGGGTCTAAACCCGCCGGACTGGCTCGTCTAACCCGGAAAAAAAGACGGGCCGGGTTGAAAATTTGGAACCGCCAAAGAACAAAAGTTTGTCTAATCCGCATCGCTTAAACCGCGGGTTTTGGCAGGCTTTGGCGGAGCGGGGCGGGCTTCCCTGCCAagcttagtttttttttttgcaagagggtatttttgtaattttttagcCAAAACTCAACTTCCCTcaacccaacttacaagagtatgaagatgaaaattgagtgttttggattatgtttatgttgttttggattatgtttatttttctttggagacaatatttataattatgttttggatgaaaactgggtttataattatgtttattaaatatttatagttacaaataatttaatgtttgtgaatataaaaaatataattttttatgcctttagaaattataaatttattaacatggttgtgaaattatatatattatttagtagttaatagtaaaaaaaagagGAGCTTTGGCGGGCTTAGCCCGCTAGCCTGCAATTAGGTGAAACAGGGTGGGATTCTAGGACCGCCTCACTAGGTGGAGCGGGGCGAGCTTCCCCGCTATATTTCCATCCCGTTTGTAAAACATTAGATGATTAATATTTTTGAGTAAACTGACAATTAGGTTTCTGAGAATTTTGCGTTTAAACAATTTAGTCCCCAAAAAAATGACAATTACATCCTtcagaaaagaaaatgtggaCACGTTATAACCTTTTGTTAGTTCCTAATGTAAAGACTAACGGCTCTTTTGATGTGCATTGTTAACGTGAATGAGGTGTCCATTAAATGTCACATGGGATTTACTAAAAATGATGAGGACAAATTGGTCCTTCaatgttatttgattttaacaTGTCCTAAACTCTAACTG
This sequence is a window from Arachis stenosperma cultivar V10309 chromosome 10, arast.V10309.gnm1.PFL2, whole genome shotgun sequence. Protein-coding genes within it:
- the LOC130956993 gene encoding glycine-rich cell wall structural protein 1-like; translation: MPSHRHRTAARCFFFFLPPHRCPFLLLLPAAAPPPAAYSSRRCTAARNTGRGRGQVGKLGGGEGEGEGERGEGDCSGVGGGVGGGGVAVGVVDDDDDADNDGGVAVGGGGGEEVIMLVVVRVFL